Part of the Petrotoga olearia DSM 13574 genome, TTCATCTTTAAAAATTCGAGTCATTCCAACTTTTTTTCCTAAAATTCCTTTCATATTTTCTCGAAAAACTACTGCAGAAGACTCGCCTCTTTAGTGGTAAGAGGAATGCAGTAATTTTTCTCCCTCCTTTCTTGCTGTTTGATATCCATAACCGTCATTCCTTTGCAATAACCTCAAATATTTTGGATTTATACCATCTAGATCATTCAACTTGAAATTTGGTTGTTGACGTATTGCAATTCGTCCAATATGGATACCTGCATTTTTCCCTTTTGGTATAACTGCCAATACTATATCGCCTGTTTTGTATCCCATATATGTTCTTCCCTTGACCCCGTTCGGGGCGTTTTTTGCTCGGCGATGACTTCTTGGAAAACCATATTTATCTACATTACACATCTTACGTGTTCCATGACCCATCGCTGTGATTTCTAAAACTTGCATATCAGGTTCAATTTGAACATTTTGACCACTTTCTCCTACACAAGCTGCATCTATCCAATGTTTCTTGGGATAATTTTGTGTCTCACGATTGTACTTTGTTTTTCCTCCAGTTCCAACTTCGATAAGTAATCTTTCTTTCTTTAACTGGTTGAATAGATACCAACGTGTTGCGTTGACTGCTGCTGTATCTTTGAGTGATTTCTTTGATTCTGATTTAATTTGGTTTAACCTTTCTGGATTATTGGCTAAGAATTCTTCGATAGATTGATTACCTTTCTTCTGATTACATTCGTGAAAGGCTAATGTTAAATTACTTATTCTGTCACTTCCACCTTTAGATTTGGGTATGATATGTTCTATTTCTAACGGTACATTCTCTTTACCACAATATACACATTTCCTACCCCATTTTTCAAGGAGATACTCTTTTATTTCGTATCCATACAGTGTTCCTCGTTGATACTCTATTCCCTTGATCTCTGGATTTTGTAGCTTTTGAGTGTCAAAACGGACTAACTCCATTGAAATACCTGTAATTAGTGCAAAGTGTCTCATACGTTTGATCCATGTGAGTATATTTTCTACACGACTCATAAGACTAGGTGGTAACCAATCTTTTGATCGTTCCCTGTTATCAAACCTTGCTTTACGATACCTTGTCTTTCGGTTTCTTCGTGAACGTCTTAAAGCTCTACGAGTATCTAACGCTTTTTTGATACTTTGTCCTCTGTGTTGAATTTCAGCGCTCCAAATAACTTTCTTACCATTCTTAAAATTGCCTATTAAAGCAACTCCAGTGATCTTACTTCCAGGATCGATCTTAACATGCGTAGGTTGCGTGTCGCCGCCTGCACGATCTTTCAGAATAATTGTGAATGGATGGTATCGAAATACTGCTGCTTTCCCTTTCTTCAATAACTCTCTTGCCCTAGCAGGATGGCATGGCATAAGTGGTCTCTTGTTTTTATCTAATACGAATACCCTTTGCACGGAAGTTACCTTCCTTTCTCCCTATCAGGGTAATGTGAGCCTCGCCAATGTTAT contains:
- the iscB gene encoding RNA-guided endonuclease IscB; the encoded protein is MQRVFVLDKNKRPLMPCHPARARELLKKGKAAVFRYHPFTIILKDRAGGDTQPTHVKIDPGSKITGVALIGNFKNGKKVIWSAEIQHRGQSIKKALDTRRALRRSRRNRKTRYRKARFDNRERSKDWLPPSLMSRVENILTWIKRMRHFALITGISMELVRFDTQKLQNPEIKGIEYQRGTLYGYEIKEYLLEKWGRKCVYCGKENVPLEIEHIIPKSKGGSDRISNLTLAFHECNQKKGNQSIEEFLANNPERLNQIKSESKKSLKDTAAVNATRWYLFNQLKKERLLIEVGTGGKTKYNRETQNYPKKHWIDAACVGESGQNVQIEPDMQVLEITAMGHGTRKMCNVDKYGFPRSHRRAKNAPNGVKGRTYMGYKTGDIVLAVIPKGKNAGIHIGRIAIRQQPNFKLNDLDGINPKYLRLLQRNDGYGYQTARKEGEKLLHSSYH